Proteins from one Streptomyces sp. NBC_00390 genomic window:
- a CDS encoding lamin tail domain-containing protein, with amino-acid sequence MSASSTARRFAATVLAAGAVVSAVALPASAHDGDRHRQHPRVEISRVQADSPGRDNGSNHSLNAEWVEITNKSRRPVDLDGWTLRNRDGNRYRFDDYRLAGRATVRIHTGFGRDTRTDRYQDLRHYVWDNRSDKATLRDDHRRTVDTEAWGRQYHRR; translated from the coding sequence ATGTCTGCTTCTTCGACCGCCCGCCGTTTCGCGGCGACCGTCCTCGCTGCCGGCGCCGTCGTCTCCGCCGTCGCCCTGCCGGCCTCCGCCCACGACGGCGACCGCCACCGCCAGCACCCGCGGGTCGAGATTAGCCGCGTACAGGCCGACAGCCCCGGACGCGACAACGGCTCCAACCACTCCCTGAACGCCGAGTGGGTCGAGATCACCAACAAGAGCCGCCGCCCGGTCGACCTGGACGGCTGGACCCTGCGCAACCGCGACGGCAACCGCTACCGCTTCGACGACTACCGTCTCGCCGGACGCGCAACCGTCCGCATCCACACCGGCTTCGGACGCGACACCCGCACCGACCGCTACCAGGACCTCCGCCACTACGTCTGGGACAACCGCTCCGACAAGGCGACCCTGCGCGACGACCACCGCCGCACCGTCGACACCGAGGCGTGGGGCCGCCAGTACCACCGCCGCTAG
- a CDS encoding serine/threonine-protein kinase has product MSGDEERLLAGRYLLVEQLGRGGMGTVWRAQDQVLSREVAVKELTVSGLPHEELAVLHTRMEQEARAAARVKHPGVVTVFDVLEEDGRPWIVMELIDGQSLADVIATEGTLLPRDAARLGGQLLSALDRAHQLGVLHRDVKPANVLLERGGRVVLTDFGIAVMGGSSGLTRTGDVVGSPDYLAPERAMGRRPGPESDLWSLGVTLYAAVEGQSPFRRTTTMSTLQAVVAEELPEPRHAGPLAPVIEALLRKDPNERPSAEHAQRMLSDVAAGVPVSAPASGAAEHPPTQVVPATERTDKERSAREPTRTTPPTPVPSHGSDDRAEPGPAAYDERPGGGGDGRRRRHKSLLIVGAALAVALVGGGSAAVVMTNDSQESPQRAPVTAQSVVTSHSTVTRTATQHSPSETTRTTETPAPVQTSPEPTSNPPTTPATAPAQQVVEDYFAAINAKDYARAWDLGGKNLGGTYDSFVEGLAETVSDTVTIESVSGDTVTMRLDALQTDGTHQFFAGTYTVRNGVIVAADVQRQ; this is encoded by the coding sequence ATGAGTGGCGATGAAGAGCGGCTGCTGGCTGGCCGGTATCTCCTCGTCGAGCAGCTCGGCCGCGGCGGGATGGGCACCGTGTGGCGGGCGCAGGATCAGGTGCTCAGCCGTGAGGTGGCGGTGAAAGAGCTGACGGTCAGCGGCCTGCCGCACGAAGAGCTGGCGGTGCTGCATACCCGCATGGAGCAGGAGGCACGGGCCGCGGCGAGGGTCAAGCACCCAGGGGTCGTCACCGTATTCGATGTGCTGGAAGAGGACGGTCGACCGTGGATCGTGATGGAGCTGATCGACGGACAGTCGCTCGCCGACGTCATTGCCACAGAGGGGACACTACTGCCGCGAGACGCGGCCCGACTCGGAGGGCAGTTGCTGTCGGCGCTGGACCGTGCGCATCAGCTGGGGGTTCTACACCGGGACGTCAAGCCCGCCAACGTGCTGCTTGAACGCGGCGGCCGGGTGGTGCTCACCGATTTCGGCATCGCCGTCATGGGGGGCTCCAGCGGCCTGACCCGCACCGGCGACGTCGTCGGGTCGCCGGACTATCTTGCCCCGGAGCGTGCCATGGGCCGTCGGCCGGGCCCGGAATCCGATCTGTGGTCGCTCGGCGTGACGCTGTACGCCGCGGTGGAGGGGCAGTCCCCGTTCCGCCGCACCACGACGATGAGTACCTTGCAGGCCGTAGTCGCCGAGGAGCTTCCGGAACCTCGACACGCGGGCCCGCTCGCTCCTGTCATCGAAGCGCTGCTTCGCAAGGATCCAAACGAGCGGCCCAGTGCTGAGCATGCCCAGCGGATGCTGAGCGATGTGGCGGCCGGGGTGCCGGTGAGCGCACCGGCGTCCGGGGCAGCGGAACATCCGCCCACGCAGGTGGTGCCGGCGACGGAACGCACCGACAAGGAGCGTTCCGCCCGGGAACCGACCCGGACGACACCGCCCACGCCGGTGCCGTCACACGGGTCGGACGACCGAGCCGAGCCCGGCCCAGCGGCATACGACGAGCGTCCGGGCGGCGGGGGCGACGGTAGGCGGAGGCGACACAAGTCACTGCTGATCGTCGGGGCCGCACTCGCGGTGGCACTGGTGGGTGGCGGCAGTGCCGCCGTAGTGATGACCAACGACTCCCAGGAATCTCCGCAGCGCGCGCCCGTCACCGCGCAGAGCGTCGTCACCTCGCACAGCACCGTCACCCGGACAGCTACACAACACAGTCCCAGCGAGACGACGAGGACGACCGAGACTCCGGCACCGGTGCAAACCAGCCCCGAACCGACATCAAACCCACCGACCACCCCCGCCACCGCCCCTGCCCAGCAGGTCGTCGAGGACTACTTCGCCGCCATCAACGCCAAGGACTACGCGCGCGCATGGGACCTCGGGGGGAAAAACCTGGGCGGGACCTACGATTCCTTCGTCGAGGGCCTCGCCGAGACCGTCTCCGATACGGTCACCATCGAGTCCGTCTCCGGCGACACCGTGACCATGCGGCTCGACGCGCTGCAGACGGACGGAACGCATCAGTTCTTCGCCGGGACGTACACCGTCCGCAATGGCGTCATCGTCGCAGCCGACGTCCAAAGGCAGTGA
- a CDS encoding lamin tail domain-containing protein, which produces MRTHAVITAAVVAGTFAALTASPAQAAEYSSALKIRGIQYDAPGRDSNSCSTGNTRDEYLTIKNYSSSATVNLRGYVVKDAAGNRFTFTANHYLQPGDYVKLRGGNGTDSDSGNVVYRDNCNFMWNNDRDTIYLYKPTGSRADVHSYTKSANDRDGNGYITFH; this is translated from the coding sequence TTGCGTACCCATGCCGTCATCACCGCCGCCGTCGTGGCCGGAACGTTCGCCGCACTGACCGCCAGCCCCGCCCAGGCCGCCGAATACTCCTCCGCGCTCAAAATCCGCGGCATCCAGTACGACGCACCCGGCAGGGACTCCAACAGCTGCTCCACCGGCAACACCCGCGACGAGTACCTGACCATCAAGAACTACTCGTCCTCGGCGACCGTCAACCTCCGCGGATACGTCGTCAAGGACGCCGCCGGCAACCGCTTCACCTTCACCGCCAACCACTACCTGCAGCCCGGCGACTACGTGAAGCTCCGCGGCGGCAACGGCACCGACTCCGACAGCGGCAACGTCGTCTACCGCGACAACTGCAACTTCATGTGGAACAACGACCGCGACACCATCTACCTCTACAAGCCCACCGGCAGCCGCGCGGACGTCCACTCCTACACCAAGAGCGCAAACGACCGCGACGGCAACGGCTACATCACCTTCCACTGA
- a CDS encoding DNRLRE domain-containing protein: MTRNWRRPSRRVAAAVIAAAVAATGLGYVGLHMDDGSTAGDDAAGRGRHTRQVDEGEAIARAAKSGKPVEVTTLRTLRSTTWARPDGLMAKQLYASPIRAKVGGEWKAIDPSLHRTEKGWEPKATNTRMVFSAGSKGVGGERASRSQARRVSLVRGAVMADETPTPLVTLHVDDHDIQLTWPGPVPAPVIDGSRALYPEIFPGADLVLTADDDGFAQLLVLKNRQAAADPRAKQLSYGLTSATLTFRLDPLSGIVTAENAYGDEVAMSPTPLMWDSSGAPAVTDGQVGATAQPTASETPGPSDSASSTPEASPSPTEDVPVEADEQEDPYAEVLPSASDGPAPALSESPLPSAPPEPTPAPSQSGSAATLTLPLLDGPSPDSRGDLVDADLSTAKWTLTPDEDFLNDPATTYPVFIDPSVKKHVQDWTTAYSRHPNATFYNGKGFNKGGTHEARVGFESDTWGTSRSYFNIAFDKDLKGAQIKSAKLSLLERYAWSCSARSMSVHLTGAIDSHTNWKNAPKLHDGNKLSTKSFAHGYKSSCPDAYEAFDVKKAAQKRADLGKDSITLGLRARDEDSQYAWKKFQATGDDPPVLELVYNRRPSAPNSLDLGPDAKCTTTEPYVRMGSGNLTFTAKASDKDKNLDYLDFDLWPMKKLPTSGDLLGSTGKVSVGGDTDTALRTTDDFSTSNLTNGTTYSWRVRAVDDAGATSSYTPAKTPCRFILDTTAPKPPKVSSTDFPNADGEENGFGSLAEDATWSTIKFGTPGSFTVRALNSDVVRYEYGFNSASYPFSLSRTAGTATSVSAAITNAKPPTAGPNVLYVRTVDGAGNASQPAKYFFYVSPKEQADTPGDFTGDKLADLMAVTEGGNLALYPSQATNDLAKGSGDLDYSMSGAYRSNPDKDPQGDDLPPFVAAPSGHFNGALITHNGDIYGGDGLQDLVVRVGGKLWVYPGDGYGAVNIDKRREILLPDGAPKPADLTQIVAAGDITGDGRTDFFATVGDALWAFIGYNGATVDQAILLSASPWASRDIVTVQDVSGDGVTDLIYRTDASGRLLLRKGSAATGGGVDLNSLATAANSAGGVDTEYGASGWLSSSVPHLIGTPDVNGDAIPDIWAVKSDGSVRFYAGSKTTLTGSGTEIIAPASYWKTRIAIG; the protein is encoded by the coding sequence ATGACGCGCAACTGGCGCCGGCCCAGCCGTCGTGTTGCCGCGGCGGTCATCGCGGCGGCTGTCGCCGCGACCGGCCTCGGCTACGTCGGCCTTCACATGGATGACGGCTCCACCGCCGGCGACGACGCCGCGGGCCGCGGCCGGCACACGAGGCAGGTCGATGAGGGCGAGGCGATCGCACGGGCTGCGAAGTCGGGAAAGCCCGTCGAGGTCACCACGCTGCGCACCCTCCGTTCCACGACGTGGGCCAGGCCCGACGGGCTGATGGCCAAGCAGCTGTATGCCTCGCCGATACGGGCCAAGGTGGGCGGTGAGTGGAAGGCCATCGACCCGAGCCTGCACCGGACCGAGAAGGGCTGGGAGCCCAAGGCCACCAACACTCGGATGGTGTTTTCGGCCGGCTCGAAGGGGGTCGGCGGCGAGCGTGCCTCACGCAGCCAGGCCCGCCGCGTCTCTTTGGTGCGCGGGGCGGTCATGGCGGACGAGACGCCGACTCCGCTGGTCACCCTGCACGTGGATGATCACGACATTCAGCTCACCTGGCCCGGTCCGGTACCGGCGCCGGTCATCGACGGCTCCCGCGCCCTGTATCCGGAGATTTTTCCGGGTGCCGACCTGGTCCTGACCGCCGATGACGACGGGTTCGCCCAGCTGCTCGTGCTGAAGAACCGTCAGGCAGCGGCCGATCCGCGGGCCAAGCAGCTCTCGTACGGCCTCACCTCCGCGACTCTCACCTTCCGGCTCGATCCGCTCTCCGGCATCGTCACCGCCGAAAACGCGTATGGCGACGAAGTCGCCATGTCGCCGACCCCGTTGATGTGGGACAGCAGCGGCGCCCCGGCGGTCACCGACGGCCAGGTCGGCGCAACTGCTCAGCCGACCGCGTCCGAGACTCCCGGCCCCTCGGACTCTGCCAGCTCCACCCCTGAGGCGAGTCCCAGCCCGACCGAGGACGTGCCGGTGGAAGCGGATGAGCAGGAGGACCCGTACGCCGAGGTCCTGCCGTCAGCCTCTGACGGTCCGGCGCCTGCGCTGTCGGAGTCCCCGCTGCCGTCCGCTCCCCCGGAGCCGACGCCCGCCCCCTCGCAGTCCGGTTCGGCCGCCACACTCACCTTGCCCCTGCTCGACGGGCCCTCGCCCGACTCCCGGGGCGACCTCGTCGACGCCGACCTGTCCACGGCGAAGTGGACGCTCACTCCCGACGAGGACTTCCTCAACGATCCGGCGACCACGTATCCTGTGTTCATCGATCCCTCGGTCAAAAAGCATGTCCAGGACTGGACCACTGCCTACAGCCGTCACCCCAACGCCACCTTCTACAACGGCAAGGGGTTCAACAAGGGCGGCACCCACGAGGCCCGGGTCGGCTTCGAATCGGACACCTGGGGCACGTCCCGCTCGTACTTCAACATCGCCTTCGACAAGGACCTCAAAGGCGCGCAGATCAAGAGCGCGAAGCTGAGCCTGCTGGAGCGGTACGCCTGGTCCTGCAGTGCCCGGTCGATGAGCGTGCACCTCACCGGGGCGATCGACTCCCACACCAACTGGAAGAACGCGCCTAAGCTGCACGACGGCAACAAGCTCTCGACCAAGAGCTTCGCGCACGGCTATAAGTCTTCATGCCCCGATGCGTACGAGGCTTTCGATGTGAAGAAGGCCGCGCAGAAGCGGGCCGACCTGGGCAAGGACAGCATCACGCTCGGACTGCGCGCCCGGGACGAAGACTCCCAGTACGCCTGGAAGAAGTTCCAGGCCACCGGCGACGACCCGCCTGTCCTGGAGCTGGTCTACAACCGCAGGCCAAGCGCCCCCAACTCGCTCGACCTCGGCCCGGACGCCAAGTGCACCACCACCGAACCGTATGTCCGCATGGGCTCCGGCAATCTGACGTTCACCGCCAAGGCATCCGACAAGGACAAGAACCTCGACTATCTCGACTTCGACCTCTGGCCGATGAAGAAGCTGCCCACCTCCGGTGACCTGCTCGGCTCCACCGGCAAGGTCTCGGTCGGCGGCGACACCGACACCGCCTTGCGCACCACCGACGACTTCTCGACCAGCAACCTCACCAACGGCACGACCTACTCGTGGCGGGTGAGAGCCGTCGACGACGCCGGCGCCACCTCCTCCTATACCCCGGCCAAGACACCCTGCCGCTTCATCCTCGACACCACCGCGCCCAAGCCCCCCAAGGTCAGCTCCACAGACTTCCCCAACGCCGACGGCGAGGAGAACGGCTTCGGCAGCCTCGCCGAGGACGCCACCTGGAGCACCATCAAGTTCGGCACGCCCGGCTCGTTCACCGTGCGCGCACTCAACAGCGACGTGGTGCGCTACGAGTACGGCTTCAACTCCGCCAGCTACCCGTTCTCCCTGTCCCGGACCGCCGGAACCGCCACCAGCGTCAGCGCGGCCATCACCAATGCCAAACCCCCGACCGCCGGACCCAACGTGTTGTACGTCCGCACCGTCGACGGTGCAGGCAACGCCTCCCAGCCGGCGAAGTACTTCTTCTACGTCTCCCCCAAGGAACAGGCAGATACCCCGGGTGACTTCACCGGCGACAAACTCGCCGACCTGATGGCGGTCACCGAGGGCGGCAACCTCGCCCTCTACCCCTCGCAGGCCACCAACGACCTCGCCAAGGGAAGCGGCGACCTCGACTACTCGATGTCAGGCGCCTACCGCAGCAACCCCGACAAGGACCCTCAGGGAGACGACCTGCCGCCGTTCGTCGCGGCACCCTCCGGGCACTTCAACGGCGCGCTCATCACCCATAACGGCGACATCTACGGCGGTGACGGGCTCCAAGACCTCGTCGTGCGTGTCGGCGGCAAACTCTGGGTCTACCCGGGCGACGGCTACGGCGCGGTCAACATCGACAAACGCCGCGAGATCCTCCTGCCCGACGGCGCACCCAAGCCCGCCGACCTGACCCAGATCGTCGCCGCCGGCGACATCACCGGCGACGGAAGAACCGACTTCTTCGCCACCGTCGGCGACGCCCTGTGGGCGTTCATCGGATACAACGGCGCAACCGTCGACCAGGCGATCCTGCTGTCCGCCTCACCCTGGGCCTCACGCGACATCGTCACCGTCCAGGACGTCTCCGGCGACGGCGTCACCGACCTCATCTACCGGACCGACGCCTCCGGCAGACTGCTACTCCGCAAGGGCAGCGCCGCAACCGGCGGCGGAGTCGACCTCAACTCGCTCGCAACCGCGGCCAACTCCGCGGGCGGAGTGGACACCGAATACGGCGCGTCCGGCTGGCTCAGTTCGAGCGTCCCGCACCTGATCGGCACCCCGGACGTCAACGGAGACGCCATCCCGGACATCTGGGCCGTGAAGTCCGACGGCTCCGTACGCTTCTACGCTGGCAGCAAGACCACACTCACAGGATCCGGCACAGAAATCATCGCCCCCGCCAGCTACTGGAAAACCCGCATCGCCATCGGCTGA
- a CDS encoding DUF6207 family protein has protein sequence MESADPAHVAEPGLVVLDITAADEATAQTVMHDLEQCWATSGTSPVRRRPGKPGVSVRVYADVRRPGSLPDVPDEPWFG, from the coding sequence ATGGAATCTGCTGACCCGGCGCATGTCGCCGAGCCCGGCCTCGTCGTCCTCGACATCACCGCAGCCGACGAAGCGACCGCGCAAACCGTCATGCACGACCTCGAGCAGTGCTGGGCCACCTCCGGCACCAGCCCCGTCCGCCGCCGCCCCGGCAAGCCGGGCGTGAGCGTGCGCGTGTACGCGGACGTACGGCGTCCCGGCAGCCTGCCCGACGTTCCGGATGAGCCGTGGTTTGGCTAA